Proteins encoded within one genomic window of Granulicella pectinivorans:
- a CDS encoding TonB-dependent receptor, with translation MLYPSGPHAAPGKQHEPVVCRALFRALVSAAALLLTGSLHAQTATDGAIGGRLTYPGRGPIQGNISARDTETGFSQQTSSSRTGLFLLTHLPPGDYTVEVSAPGLWLLRREHVLVRSGTLTDINASAPPEESPIPDSDTEGESLPSFRGLPALSTALFVDGSVTTPPSAASPQSTDEEDTDAGATHRSPSARSIRSSAVPYTFARSAIREFHIAGEHYSALFGAAPGGILHTTTHSGGRTLHGEAFVLVRNSAFAATSPYAIATTYSSGISQSSVVKPHDARQQFGGAIGGPILRDHLFFFAATDIQRRGFPAISSPQDPNFYNLTPTQKALLANRGVHPAQIDSALSYLSSLTGLTSRRSDGDVNFLRLDYRLSPRITTALDYNRARWTQPAGALSAPVVSRARASLGNLTDKVDTASARTLLFLTPHLSQEVRVRYGHQLRFETPQTPLPQEPAIAPGGLAPEVAIAPQGLIFGTPASLGRSAYPDERRLDTAALLSWVRGRQHLQLGAEAALVRTDVASLTNQQGTFRYDSGSTNGRAGGLVDFITDYTFNVHAYPNGGCPSITASVHLFCFRTFTQSFGPQAVTFDTQEWAGYLQQDIRLLPSFTLGFGARYDYQLLPYPQQPNAALDATFGPIAATSVFPEDRNNFGPRLSLAFSRGLFTLRAGYGLFYGKVPGATIRSALLNTDLPASTTHIRITPSTETNCPQVANQGFGYPCDYLVSPAAALANATSATVFSRRFRLPMVQQGSLTLDRELPWGLDLSATYRINLDRQLASSVDLNIAPSTASATYQMQGGTGAPGVRDGETFSLPLYTARRLASVGPVTAITSAASATYHGATLEVRRTGTRLIFLTAFTFSRAIDLAPTQGANPSQNQQLDPFTNRYDRGLSTLNFPLRLTASATWNPHLASRHREARAIANGWTLTPVFLYRSGAPYTLTLFDGTHLPGGRYTLNGSGGALYLPTVGRNTLRLPNATNLDLRLTRTILIHDRFHMDLTAEAYNLLNHVNLSGIVQRAYLVGTPVAGITPLVFQSAANIAVEGLNAQPFGTPTDSGTSSSRSRALQIGLRLRF, from the coding sequence TTGCTGTACCCTTCCGGCCCACACGCAGCACCGGGCAAACAACACGAGCCTGTGGTTTGTCGCGCGCTCTTCCGTGCGCTTGTATCCGCAGCGGCGCTCCTCCTGACGGGCTCTCTCCACGCCCAGACCGCCACCGACGGAGCCATCGGCGGCCGCCTCACCTACCCCGGTCGAGGCCCTATCCAGGGCAACATCTCAGCCCGTGACACCGAAACCGGATTCTCCCAGCAAACCTCCTCGTCCCGCACTGGCCTCTTTCTGCTTACCCACCTACCACCCGGCGACTACACAGTCGAGGTCTCCGCTCCCGGCCTCTGGCTCCTGCGCCGCGAGCACGTCCTCGTCCGGTCCGGCACCCTTACCGATATCAACGCGTCGGCTCCCCCTGAAGAATCCCCGATTCCTGACTCCGACACGGAAGGCGAATCGCTTCCATCCTTCCGGGGCCTTCCCGCTTTGTCCACTGCTCTCTTCGTCGATGGATCCGTGACCACTCCACCCTCAGCCGCAAGCCCCCAAAGCACAGACGAAGAAGACACCGACGCCGGCGCGACCCATCGGAGTCCATCCGCCCGCAGCATCCGTAGCTCCGCTGTCCCATACACCTTCGCGCGCTCCGCCATCCGCGAGTTTCACATCGCCGGCGAGCACTATTCGGCCCTCTTCGGCGCAGCACCCGGAGGCATCCTCCATACCACCACCCATAGCGGAGGCCGCACCTTGCACGGGGAAGCATTTGTCCTCGTCCGCAATAGCGCCTTCGCTGCCACTAGCCCCTATGCCATCGCGACGACGTACAGCAGCGGCATCTCCCAGTCGTCAGTGGTCAAACCACACGACGCCCGCCAGCAGTTCGGTGGAGCGATCGGTGGACCCATCCTTCGCGATCACCTCTTCTTCTTTGCCGCCACCGACATCCAGCGCCGAGGCTTTCCTGCCATCTCCTCCCCGCAGGATCCCAACTTCTACAACCTGACTCCCACCCAGAAAGCCCTCCTGGCCAACCGTGGCGTTCACCCTGCACAGATCGATTCCGCGCTCTCCTACCTCAGCTCCCTCACAGGCCTCACGTCGCGCCGCTCCGACGGCGACGTCAACTTCCTGCGCCTGGACTACCGCCTCAGCCCTCGCATCACCACGGCCCTCGACTACAACCGGGCGCGCTGGACGCAGCCCGCAGGAGCCCTCAGCGCTCCCGTCGTCTCCCGCGCGCGGGCCAGCCTCGGTAACCTTACCGACAAGGTGGACACCGCAAGTGCCCGCACTCTCCTCTTCCTCACGCCTCACCTGAGCCAGGAGGTCCGCGTCCGCTACGGACACCAACTCCGCTTCGAGACTCCACAAACACCTCTTCCGCAGGAACCCGCCATCGCTCCGGGAGGCCTCGCCCCCGAGGTCGCGATCGCCCCGCAGGGTCTCATCTTCGGCACGCCCGCCTCGCTCGGCCGATCCGCCTACCCTGACGAGCGCCGCCTGGACACCGCCGCACTCCTATCCTGGGTACGAGGCCGCCAGCACCTCCAACTCGGCGCAGAAGCTGCGTTGGTGAGGACGGATGTTGCTTCTTTGACGAATCAGCAGGGCACCTTTCGCTATGACAGTGGTTCGACCAATGGTCGCGCCGGTGGCCTCGTTGACTTCATCACCGACTACACCTTCAACGTCCACGCGTACCCCAACGGGGGCTGTCCCTCCATCACGGCCTCGGTCCATCTTTTCTGCTTCCGCACCTTCACCCAGAGCTTCGGCCCGCAGGCCGTCACCTTCGACACGCAGGAGTGGGCGGGTTACCTTCAACAAGACATCCGCCTCCTGCCCAGCTTCACGCTCGGTTTCGGAGCGCGTTACGACTATCAGCTTCTTCCGTACCCGCAGCAGCCCAACGCAGCTCTCGACGCAACCTTCGGGCCGATTGCCGCCACCTCCGTCTTTCCGGAAGATCGCAACAACTTTGGCCCTCGCCTGTCGCTCGCGTTCAGCAGGGGGCTCTTCACCCTGCGCGCCGGGTACGGCCTCTTCTACGGGAAGGTCCCGGGCGCAACGATCCGCTCTGCACTCCTCAACACCGATCTCCCCGCCTCGACCACGCACATCCGCATCACGCCCAGCACTGAAACCAACTGCCCGCAGGTCGCGAACCAGGGCTTCGGCTATCCCTGCGACTACCTTGTCTCGCCCGCCGCCGCCCTTGCCAATGCAACCTCCGCCACCGTCTTCTCACGCCGGTTCCGGCTGCCCATGGTCCAGCAGGGAAGCCTCACCCTCGACCGGGAACTTCCCTGGGGTCTCGACCTCTCCGCCACCTACCGGATCAACCTCGACCGCCAGTTGGCCTCCTCCGTGGACCTCAACATCGCCCCATCCACCGCGTCGGCCACCTACCAGATGCAGGGAGGCACCGGAGCCCCTGGCGTCCGGGACGGCGAAACGTTCTCGCTTCCTCTCTATACGGCGCGACGCCTCGCCAGCGTAGGCCCGGTGACCGCGATTACCTCTGCCGCCAGCGCCACGTACCACGGTGCCACCCTCGAGGTCCGCCGGACGGGCACCCGCCTGATCTTTCTCACGGCCTTTACCTTCTCTCGCGCCATCGACCTTGCTCCCACGCAAGGTGCCAACCCCTCCCAGAACCAGCAGCTCGACCCCTTCACCAACCGGTACGACCGCGGCCTCTCCACGCTCAACTTTCCCCTGCGCCTTACCGCCTCCGCCACCTGGAACCCCCACTTAGCCTCCCGGCATCGTGAGGCCCGGGCCATCGCCAACGGCTGGACCCTGACCCCTGTCTTTCTCTACCGCAGCGGCGCACCCTACACCCTCACACTCTTCGATGGAACCCATCTGCCCGGAGGCCGCTACACGCTGAACGGCTCGGGTGGCGCGCTTTACCTGCCCACTGTCGGACGCAATACACTTCGCCTGCCCAACGCCACCAACCTGGATCTTCGGCTCACCCGCACCATCCTCATTCACGACCGGTTCCACATGGACCTCACCGCCGAGGCTTACAATCTACTGAATCATGTCAACCTCTCCGGCATCGTCCAGCGCGCCTACCTGGTGGGAACCCCCGTTGCCGGCATTACGCCGCTCGTCTTCCAGAGTGCCGCGAACATTGCCGTGGAGGGCCTGAACGCGCAACCCTTCGGTACTCCCACCGACTCCGGAACCAGCTCCTCCCGCTCTCGTGCGCTCCAGATCGGTCTTCGCCTGCGGTTTTAG
- a CDS encoding VTT domain-containing protein codes for MGILGIIAHHGYAVVALVCFLASAGLPLPISIVLLGAGAAAHSSLSLAILIPLAWFCAVAGDSVLYCGGKYTGWWLLSGLCRMSPNPEKCIFRSAAYFYRRGPKTLLFAKFLPGVSSMAAPLAGSLNMRYARFVRYDAAGVLAYVSAWTMTGYLCSRFITDVVRWVQELGHAVAFCVLALLIAYGVMYLIVHIRNRKYRMIERVTALELHTKLQEAHNPDRLVIIADVRSHGYYDPGGHRIKNSIRVEPSRLKEELIALREFMQPECEIYLYCSCIKDTTSVRIAHMLQQENCKTAVIEGGLKAWIKAGGEIEMVPATDIEHLPRFD; via the coding sequence ATGGGAATCCTCGGCATCATCGCGCACCACGGATATGCCGTTGTGGCCCTCGTGTGCTTTCTCGCCTCCGCAGGCCTGCCTCTTCCCATCTCCATCGTTCTCCTCGGAGCAGGTGCAGCCGCGCATAGCAGCCTGAGTCTTGCGATCCTCATCCCTCTTGCATGGTTCTGTGCCGTCGCCGGAGACTCCGTCCTCTACTGTGGGGGCAAATACACCGGATGGTGGCTTCTCTCCGGCCTCTGCCGCATGTCGCCCAACCCGGAGAAGTGCATCTTCCGCTCGGCCGCTTACTTCTACCGCCGCGGTCCCAAGACGCTGCTCTTCGCCAAGTTCCTGCCCGGTGTCTCCTCCATGGCCGCGCCCCTCGCCGGCAGCCTGAACATGCGATACGCGCGGTTCGTCCGCTACGACGCCGCCGGTGTCCTGGCCTATGTCTCCGCCTGGACGATGACCGGCTACCTCTGCTCCCGCTTCATTACGGACGTCGTCCGCTGGGTGCAGGAGCTCGGGCACGCGGTTGCCTTCTGTGTGCTTGCTTTGCTCATCGCCTATGGGGTGATGTACCTGATCGTCCACATCCGCAACCGCAAATACCGGATGATCGAGCGCGTGACCGCGCTGGAGCTTCACACGAAGCTCCAGGAAGCCCACAACCCCGACCGCCTCGTCATCATCGCCGACGTCCGCAGCCATGGCTATTACGATCCCGGCGGGCACCGCATCAAGAACTCCATCCGGGTCGAACCCAGCCGCCTGAAGGAAGAACTGATCGCCCTCCGCGAGTTCATGCAGCCGGAGTGCGAGATCTACCTCTACTGTTCCTGTATCAAGGACACGACGTCGGTGCGCATCGCGCATATGCTCCAGCAGGAGAACTGCAAGACCGCCGTCATCGAAGGTGGCCTGAAGGCGTGGATCAAGGCCGGCGGCGAGATCGAGATGGTTCCGGCCACCGATATCGAGCATCTTCCGCGCTTCGATTAG
- a CDS encoding DUF1338 domain-containing protein has product MPTLSAALEQIIGADRASRLTRVLVVPAALQEGGEKLSRAVIAQLLNMLLFEDLLGRVPMAAAYVEDCLRDGKTVLHDHGAVRTVALAGMGALPAGEGAITRLLRPLGYELNGTYPLERLKMTGRSYVQADYPEEIAQFFLSELHPERFSKEFQTAVRNVTETSVDPLTASAAVLLAELDGDGALELEDAVHLLPVLVQCFARQHATPTLADYEALKAESDEMAWISTEGNAFNHATDRVADVEALTVEQKALGRPMKEVVETSRSGRVKQTAFLAAKVMRPFRCETGMVEREVPGSFIEFITRLPVEDGALDLSFDSSNAQAIFKMTATS; this is encoded by the coding sequence ATGCCGACACTCTCAGCCGCACTGGAACAGATCATAGGAGCCGACCGCGCGTCGCGTCTTACGCGGGTCCTGGTGGTACCCGCAGCGCTTCAGGAAGGCGGCGAGAAGCTCTCCCGGGCCGTGATCGCCCAGTTGCTGAATATGCTCCTCTTCGAAGACCTGCTGGGGCGCGTCCCGATGGCCGCTGCGTATGTGGAGGACTGCCTGCGCGACGGCAAGACCGTGCTGCACGACCATGGGGCCGTCCGTACCGTAGCCCTGGCCGGTATGGGGGCTCTCCCAGCCGGCGAAGGAGCCATTACGCGCCTTCTGCGCCCGCTCGGTTACGAACTCAACGGCACTTACCCCCTTGAGCGGCTGAAGATGACAGGCCGATCGTACGTGCAGGCGGACTACCCCGAGGAGATCGCCCAGTTCTTCCTCAGCGAGCTGCACCCAGAGCGCTTTTCAAAGGAGTTCCAGACCGCTGTTCGCAACGTCACGGAGACGTCCGTCGATCCCCTTACGGCTTCTGCCGCGGTTCTGCTGGCGGAGCTCGACGGGGACGGAGCTCTGGAGTTGGAAGACGCTGTGCATCTGTTACCGGTACTGGTCCAGTGCTTTGCCCGGCAGCACGCCACGCCCACGCTCGCGGACTACGAAGCGCTGAAGGCGGAATCCGACGAGATGGCGTGGATCTCGACCGAGGGCAACGCCTTCAACCATGCCACGGATCGTGTGGCGGATGTCGAAGCCCTGACCGTTGAGCAGAAGGCGCTTGGCCGTCCCATGAAGGAGGTCGTCGAGACCTCGCGTTCCGGACGGGTGAAGCAGACTGCGTTCCTTGCGGCGAAGGTGATGCGGCCGTTTCGCTGCGAGACCGGCATGGTGGAGCGTGAGGTGCCGGGGTCGTTCATCGAGTTCATTACGCGGCTCCCGGTGGAAGATGGCGCTCTGGATCTGAGCTTCGACAGTTCCAATGCGCAGGCCATCTTCAAGATGACGGCGACAAGCTGA
- a CDS encoding FAD-binding and (Fe-S)-binding domain-containing protein, with product MASPAFVILPSSHATAHDVFPASSALESLLRETVKGEVRFDEGSRALYATDASNYRHIPIGLVIPRDEADVIATVAACRQFGAPLLSRGGGTSLAGQCTNAAVIMDFSKYMNTMGPVDPVTRTVEVQPGIVLDRVRESAEKFALTFAPDPATHSRCTLGGMIGNNSCGVHALMGGKTVDNIASLDLLLYDGTRLRVGATSEEELERLIAGGGRVGEIYAGLKELRDQHAEQVRAQFPRIARRVSGFNLDELLPEAGFNVARALVGSEGTCAVILSATLQLTQSPQFRTLVGVAFVDIFVAADYVPELLKYPLIGLEGMDGLLLDSLRKKQKSLEDLKLLPDGEGFLLAEFGGDSQEESDAKAHQLAEALKGIAEARVYTTAQAARVWHIRESGLGATAFVPGKKRTGWEGWEDSAVAPEKLGAYLREIYALMEEFGYSCPMYGHFGQGCVHMRHDFDLETEQGILDFRMFMDRAADIVLKHGGSLSGEHGDGQARGALLPKMYSPELMDAFRRFKRLWDPANKMNPGKLIDAHEPHADLRLGVDYNPWQPETHFAFESDHGSFARAALRCVGVGACRKVDAGTMCPSFMATGEELHSTRGRAHMLWELMQGEVLPNKWKNESVKEALDLCLSCKACKSECPVSVDMATYKSEFLAHYYEQGHRPLFHYAFARIDRWAHMASFVPWLVNALSKAPVVSGLMKKLLHIAPERTMPKFDYAYTRRTRVPKDLSQPEVFLWADTFNNYMHPATMQAAEQVLNDAGFRATLPTQHLCCGRPLYDFGMLDVAKQYLLTVLDAMAPQLEAGTPIVVLEPSCATVFRDELLNLLPHDPRAKKLADNTFLLSEFLVKYAPEYKAPAIDRKIVVHGHCHHRATMSMKDEMTVLGSSGAEVELLDSGCCGMAGPFGFEADKYEVSQTLAERVLLPEVRRQKEALIVSDGFSCREQIAQNSERRGLHLAEILAGKKS from the coding sequence ATGGCTTCCCCTGCATTCGTGATCCTTCCCAGTTCGCATGCCACCGCGCATGACGTTTTTCCCGCGTCCTCCGCCCTTGAATCGCTGCTTCGCGAGACGGTCAAGGGCGAGGTACGGTTTGATGAGGGTTCCCGCGCTCTTTACGCGACCGACGCCTCGAACTACCGGCACATTCCCATCGGGCTGGTGATTCCGCGCGACGAGGCGGACGTGATTGCCACGGTCGCGGCCTGCCGCCAGTTCGGAGCGCCCTTGCTGTCGCGCGGCGGAGGGACCTCGCTGGCCGGACAGTGCACGAATGCCGCGGTCATCATGGACTTCTCGAAGTACATGAACACGATGGGGCCGGTCGATCCGGTGACGCGCACGGTTGAGGTGCAGCCGGGAATCGTTCTTGATCGTGTGCGGGAGTCCGCCGAGAAGTTTGCCCTCACCTTCGCGCCCGATCCAGCGACGCACAGCCGATGCACGCTGGGGGGGATGATCGGGAACAACTCGTGCGGAGTGCATGCGCTGATGGGTGGTAAGACCGTCGACAATATCGCGTCGCTCGATCTGCTGCTCTATGACGGGACGCGTTTGCGCGTGGGTGCTACGAGCGAGGAGGAGCTGGAGAGGCTGATCGCGGGCGGTGGGCGCGTTGGGGAGATCTATGCCGGGTTGAAGGAGTTGCGGGACCAGCATGCGGAGCAGGTGCGGGCGCAGTTTCCGCGCATTGCACGGCGTGTCTCGGGCTTCAACCTGGATGAGCTTCTGCCAGAGGCGGGGTTCAACGTCGCGCGGGCCCTGGTGGGCAGCGAAGGCACCTGCGCGGTGATTCTTTCGGCGACCCTGCAGCTTACACAGAGCCCGCAGTTTCGTACGCTGGTGGGCGTTGCGTTTGTGGACATCTTCGTGGCGGCGGACTATGTGCCGGAGTTGCTGAAGTATCCGCTGATCGGGCTGGAGGGCATGGACGGGCTGCTGCTGGACTCGCTGCGGAAGAAGCAGAAGTCGCTCGAGGACCTGAAGCTTCTGCCGGATGGCGAAGGGTTTCTGCTGGCGGAGTTTGGGGGCGACAGCCAGGAAGAGTCCGATGCGAAGGCGCATCAGCTTGCCGAGGCGCTGAAGGGGATTGCGGAGGCGCGGGTTTATACGACGGCGCAGGCGGCTCGGGTGTGGCATATCCGTGAGTCCGGGCTGGGCGCTACGGCGTTTGTGCCGGGCAAGAAGCGGACCGGGTGGGAGGGTTGGGAGGACTCGGCGGTGGCGCCGGAGAAGCTTGGCGCGTATCTGCGGGAGATCTATGCGCTGATGGAGGAATTTGGGTACTCCTGCCCGATGTATGGGCACTTTGGCCAGGGCTGCGTGCATATGCGGCACGACTTCGACCTCGAGACGGAGCAGGGGATTCTCGACTTCCGGATGTTCATGGATCGCGCGGCGGATATCGTGCTGAAGCATGGCGGATCGCTTTCGGGCGAGCATGGCGACGGACAGGCGCGCGGTGCGTTGCTGCCCAAGATGTACTCGCCGGAGCTGATGGACGCGTTCCGGCGGTTCAAGCGGCTGTGGGACCCCGCGAACAAGATGAATCCGGGCAAGCTGATCGATGCGCATGAGCCGCATGCGGATCTCCGGCTGGGGGTCGACTATAACCCGTGGCAGCCGGAGACGCACTTTGCGTTCGAGTCCGACCATGGGTCGTTCGCGCGGGCGGCGCTGCGGTGCGTGGGCGTGGGTGCCTGCCGCAAGGTCGATGCCGGGACGATGTGTCCGAGCTTCATGGCTACTGGGGAAGAGCTGCATTCGACGCGTGGGCGGGCGCATATGCTTTGGGAGTTGATGCAGGGCGAGGTGCTGCCGAACAAGTGGAAGAACGAGTCGGTGAAGGAGGCGCTGGATCTTTGTTTGTCGTGCAAGGCGTGCAAGAGCGAGTGCCCGGTGAGCGTGGATATGGCGACGTACAAGTCGGAGTTCCTGGCTCACTACTACGAGCAGGGGCATCGTCCTTTGTTCCACTATGCGTTTGCGCGGATCGACCGGTGGGCGCATATGGCTTCGTTTGTTCCCTGGCTGGTGAATGCGTTGTCGAAGGCTCCGGTTGTGAGCGGCCTGATGAAGAAGCTGCTGCATATTGCGCCGGAGCGGACGATGCCGAAGTTCGACTATGCGTATACGCGGCGGACGCGGGTTCCGAAGGATCTGAGCCAGCCGGAGGTGTTTTTATGGGCCGATACGTTCAATAACTACATGCATCCGGCGACGATGCAGGCTGCGGAGCAGGTGCTGAACGACGCGGGTTTCCGGGCTACGCTGCCGACGCAGCACCTTTGCTGCGGGCGTCCGTTGTATGACTTCGGCATGCTGGATGTGGCGAAGCAGTATCTGCTGACGGTGCTGGATGCGATGGCTCCGCAGCTTGAGGCAGGCACGCCGATTGTGGTGCTGGAGCCGAGCTGTGCGACGGTGTTTCGCGATGAGCTTTTGAACCTTCTGCCGCACGATCCGCGGGCGAAGAAACTGGCGGATAACACGTTTCTTTTGAGCGAGTTTCTGGTGAAGTACGCACCGGAATACAAGGCTCCGGCGATCGACCGGAAGATCGTGGTGCATGGGCATTGCCACCATCGGGCGACGATGTCGATGAAAGACGAGATGACGGTGCTGGGATCGAGCGGGGCGGAGGTGGAGCTGCTGGATTCGGGGTGCTGCGGGATGGCTGGTCCGTTTGGGTTCGAGGCGGATAAGTATGAGGTTTCTCAGACACTTGCGGAGCGGGTTCTGCTGCCGGAGGTGCGCCGTCAGAAGGAGGCGTTGATCGTGAGCGACGGGTTCAGTTGCCGGGAACAGATTGCCCAGAATTCGGAGCGGCGGGGGTTACATCTGGCTGAGATTCTGGCGGGGAAGAAGAGTTAG
- a CDS encoding APC family permease yields MQTPPEAPDKQLIKSLGLFSATAIVMGSMIGSGIFIVSADIGRGVDSPALLIGAWILTALMTIVGALSYGELAAMMPQAGGQYVYLREALGPMWGFLYGWTLFLVIQTGTIAAVGVAFGKFLGVFFPTISSQNWILHFGHIPALTIGSIVVGNMEMGLNTQNLVAVLVVATVTVINIFGVKTGATVQNIFTTAKVLALLGLLAFGFTLGHNAQAIAANFGPHWHNFWANASLSSLHPITVGVGGPTVLVGFFTILAVVQVGSLFSSDAWNNVTFTAGEIKNPSRNLPLSLVLGTGSVLLLYILVNFVYLTVLPLHGDPHGATIFARGIQYASEDRVATAVLEQIFHSSGAYLMAGAILISTFGCTNGMALAGARVYYAMSKDGLFFKAVGKLHPKYKTPVASLLIQGAWTIFLCMSGSYGQLLDYTIFAALLFYILTIASLFVLRRTRPEAPRPYRAIGYPILPALYILAALFICGVLLLYKPQYTWPGLVIVLMGIPVYLVWTRMSARA; encoded by the coding sequence ATGCAGACGCCCCCCGAAGCTCCAGACAAGCAGCTCATCAAGAGTCTCGGCCTCTTCTCGGCCACCGCCATCGTCATGGGCTCCATGATCGGCTCCGGCATCTTCATCGTCTCGGCCGACATCGGACGCGGCGTCGACTCCCCCGCCCTGCTCATCGGTGCCTGGATCCTCACCGCCCTCATGACCATCGTCGGAGCCCTCAGCTACGGCGAACTGGCCGCCATGATGCCCCAGGCAGGCGGCCAGTACGTCTACCTCCGCGAGGCACTCGGCCCCATGTGGGGCTTCCTCTACGGATGGACCCTCTTCCTCGTCATCCAGACCGGAACCATCGCCGCCGTCGGCGTCGCCTTCGGAAAATTCCTCGGCGTCTTCTTTCCCACAATCAGTTCGCAAAACTGGATCCTTCACTTCGGCCACATTCCCGCACTCACCATCGGCTCCATCGTCGTCGGCAACATGGAGATGGGCCTCAACACCCAGAACCTCGTCGCCGTCCTCGTCGTCGCCACCGTCACGGTCATCAACATCTTCGGCGTCAAAACCGGCGCGACCGTCCAGAACATCTTCACCACCGCCAAGGTCCTGGCCCTCCTCGGTCTCCTCGCCTTCGGCTTCACCCTCGGCCACAACGCCCAGGCCATCGCCGCCAACTTCGGCCCCCACTGGCATAACTTCTGGGCCAACGCCTCCCTCTCGTCCCTCCACCCCATCACCGTAGGAGTAGGCGGCCCAACCGTTCTGGTCGGCTTCTTCACCATCCTCGCCGTCGTCCAGGTCGGCTCCCTCTTCTCCTCCGACGCCTGGAACAACGTCACCTTCACCGCCGGCGAGATCAAAAACCCCAGCCGAAACCTGCCCCTGTCCCTCGTCCTCGGCACCGGCTCCGTCCTGCTGCTCTACATCCTCGTCAACTTCGTCTACCTCACCGTCCTGCCCCTCCACGGCGACCCCCACGGAGCCACCATCTTCGCCCGCGGCATCCAGTACGCCTCAGAAGACCGCGTCGCCACCGCCGTCCTCGAACAGATCTTCCACTCCAGCGGTGCCTACCTCATGGCCGGAGCCATCCTCATCTCCACCTTCGGCTGCACCAACGGCATGGCCCTCGCCGGAGCCCGCGTCTACTACGCCATGAGCAAGGACGGCCTCTTCTTCAAGGCCGTCGGCAAGCTCCACCCGAAATACAAGACCCCCGTAGCCTCGCTCCTCATCCAGGGCGCATGGACCATCTTCCTCTGCATGTCCGGTTCCTACGGGCAGCTCCTCGACTACACCATCTTCGCCGCACTCCTCTTCTACATCCTCACCATCGCCAGCCTCTTCGTCCTCCGCCGCACCCGCCCCGAAGCCCCCCGCCCATACCGCGCCATCGGTTACCCCATCCTCCCGGCGCTGTACATCCTGGCCGCCCTCTTCATCTGCGGCGTCCTCCTCCTCTACAAACCCCAGTACACCTGGCCCGGCCTCGTCATCGTCCTCATGGGCATCCCCGTCTACCTCGTCTGGACCAGGATGAGCGCACGCGCATAA